In a single window of the Larimichthys crocea isolate SSNF chromosome XVII, L_crocea_2.0, whole genome shotgun sequence genome:
- the ncln gene encoding BOS complex subunit ncln isoform X4, whose amino-acid sequence MFEEASEVFDNMFKSSFPLTFIVFIPAVLILVSPLPAEAAHEFTVYRMQQYDLQGQPYGTRNAILNTEARTVEAEVLSRRCVIMRLVDFSYEEYQKALRQSAGAVVIILPKNMSTVPQDIVQQFMELEPEMLATETIVPVYFAMEDDELLSIYTQTLTSSSSQGSLSAAEVLLHTATANGFQMVTSGAQSKAVSDWAITSLEGRLAGVGGEDLPTIVLVAHYDSFGVAPWLSYGADSNGSGVSMLLELARLFSKLYTYKRTHAGYNLLFFVSGGGKFNYQGTKRWLEDNLDHTDSSLLQDNVAFVLCLDTLGNGDSLHLHVSKPPKEGTPQYFLLKELEMVVASQYPEVKFSMVHKKINLADDMLAWEHERFGIRRLPAFTLSHLPSHRLAQRSSIMDVRPHVDVKKLGRNTKVVAEALARVIYNLTEKGAPGDLQIFTEQMVQEEQLSAVVDWLTAQPRAAQLVDKDSSVVSTLEYHLGHYLKDVKRHYVKADKRDPEFVFYDQLKQTMNAYRVKPAIFDLLLAVCIAAYLGMMYLAIQNFGVLYSVVRRITQPKTKTH is encoded by the exons ATGTTTGAGGAGGCCAGTGAAGTGTTCGACAACATGTTTAAATCCTCCTTCCCCCTCACCTTTATCGTGTTTATCCCCGCGGTGCTGATCCTGGTGTCACCGCTCCCGGCCGAGGCGGCACATGAGTTCACGGTGTACCGCATGCAGCAGTACGACCTGCAGGGACAGCCGTACG GTACCAGGAATGCCATCCTGAACACGGAGGCCCGTACTGTGGAGGCAGAGGTACTAAGTCGCCGCTGTGTTATCATGCGGCTGGTTGACTTCTCCTACGAAGAGTACCAGAAAGCCCTGCGCCAGTCAGCTGGGGCTGTGGTCATCATCCTGCCCAAGAACATGTCTACTGTGCCGCAGGACATAGTACAG CAGTTCATGGAGCTGGAGCCGGAGATGTTGGCTACCGAGACCATCGTCCCTGTCTACTTTGCCATGGAGGATGACGAGCTGTTGTCCATCTACACCCAAaccctgacctcctcctcctcacagggcTCCTTATCAGCAGCTGAAG TGTTGCTGCATACAGCCACAGCCAACGGCTTCCAGATGGTCACCAGTGGAGCTCAGAGTAAAGCCGTCAGTGACTGGGCCATCACCAGTTTAGAG GGTCGTCTGGCTGGAGTCGGAGGAGAGGACCTGCCCACAATTGTTTTGGTTGCTCACTACGACTCCTTTGGCGTTGCTCCA tgGCTGTCATACGGAGCAGACTCAAACGGTAGTGGAGTGTCCATGTTACTAGAGCTGGCTCGTCTCTTCTCGAAACTTTACACCTACAAGAGGACACACGCTGG ATACAACCTGCTGTTCTTTGTGTCTGGAGGGGGGAAGTTTAACTACCAGGGCACCAAACGTTGGCTGGAGGACAACCTGGACCATACAG ACTCCAGTCTGCTGCAGGACAACGTagcctttgtgttgtgtctggaCACTCTGGGCAACGGAGACTCTCTGCACCTCCACGTATCCAAACCTCCTAAAGAGGGAACACCCCAGTATTTTCTGCTCAAGGAGCTGGAGATG GTGGTTGCCAGTCAGTACCCCGAGGTCAAGTTCTCGATGGTCCACAAGAAAATCAACCTGGCGGACGACATGCTGGCCTGGGAACACGAGCGCTTCGGGATCCGCCGGCTGCCGGCCTTCACGTTGTCCCATCTGCCCTCCCACCGCCTGGCGCAGCGCTCCAGCATCATGGACGTGCG GCCTCACGTAGATGTGAAGAAGCTCGGCAGGAATACTAAGGTAGTAGCGGAAGCACTGGCCAGGGTCATTTACAACCTCACTgaaaag GGGGCTCCCGGAGACCTGCAGATCTTCACTGAACAAATG gttcaggaggagcagtTATCAGCAGTGGTAGACTGGCTCACAGCACAGCCCCGAGCCGCTCAGCTCGTGGACAAAGACAGCAGCGTGGTGTCCACCCTGGAGTATCACCTCGGACACTACCTCAAGGATGTCAAGAGGCACTACGTCAAAGCTGACAAAAG GGATCCAGAGTTTGTATTCTACGACCAGCTGAAGCAGACGATGAACGCTTACAG AGTGAAGCCGGCTATTTTTGACTTGTTGCTGGCCGTCTGCATTGCAGCCTACTTAGGGATGATGTATCTGGCTATTCAG AACTTCGGTGTCCTGTACAGTGTTGTCCGCAGAATCACCCAACCCAAGACAAAGACTCATTAA
- the ncln gene encoding BOS complex subunit ncln isoform X3 translates to MFEEASEVFDNMFKSSFPLTFIVFIPAVLILVSPLPAEAAHEFTVYRMQQYDLQGQPYGTRNAILNTEARTVEAEVLSRRCVIMRLVDFSYEEYQKALRQSAGAVVIILPKNMSTVPQDIVQQFMELEPEMLATETIVPVYFAMEDDELLSIYTQTLTSSSSQGSLSAAEVLLHTATANGFQMVTSGAQSKAVSDWAITSLEGRLAGVGGEDLPTIVLVAHYDSFGVAPWLSYGADSNGSGVSMLLELARLFSKLYTYKRTHAGYNLLFFVSGGGKFNYQGTKRWLEDNLDHTDSSLLQDNVAFVLCLDTLGNGDSLHLHVSKPPKEGTPQYFLLKELEMVVASQYPEVKFSMVHKKINLADDMLAWEHERFGIRRLPAFTLSHLPSHRLAQRSSIMDVRPHVDVKKLGRNTKVVAEALARVIYNLTEKGAPGDLQIFTEQMQVQEEQLSAVVDWLTAQPRAAQLVDKDSSVVSTLEYHLGHYLKDVKRHYVKADKRDPEFVFYDQLKQTMNAYRVKPAIFDLLLAVCIAAYLGMMYLAIQNFGVLYSVVRRITQPKTKTH, encoded by the exons ATGTTTGAGGAGGCCAGTGAAGTGTTCGACAACATGTTTAAATCCTCCTTCCCCCTCACCTTTATCGTGTTTATCCCCGCGGTGCTGATCCTGGTGTCACCGCTCCCGGCCGAGGCGGCACATGAGTTCACGGTGTACCGCATGCAGCAGTACGACCTGCAGGGACAGCCGTACG GTACCAGGAATGCCATCCTGAACACGGAGGCCCGTACTGTGGAGGCAGAGGTACTAAGTCGCCGCTGTGTTATCATGCGGCTGGTTGACTTCTCCTACGAAGAGTACCAGAAAGCCCTGCGCCAGTCAGCTGGGGCTGTGGTCATCATCCTGCCCAAGAACATGTCTACTGTGCCGCAGGACATAGTACAG CAGTTCATGGAGCTGGAGCCGGAGATGTTGGCTACCGAGACCATCGTCCCTGTCTACTTTGCCATGGAGGATGACGAGCTGTTGTCCATCTACACCCAAaccctgacctcctcctcctcacagggcTCCTTATCAGCAGCTGAAG TGTTGCTGCATACAGCCACAGCCAACGGCTTCCAGATGGTCACCAGTGGAGCTCAGAGTAAAGCCGTCAGTGACTGGGCCATCACCAGTTTAGAG GGTCGTCTGGCTGGAGTCGGAGGAGAGGACCTGCCCACAATTGTTTTGGTTGCTCACTACGACTCCTTTGGCGTTGCTCCA tgGCTGTCATACGGAGCAGACTCAAACGGTAGTGGAGTGTCCATGTTACTAGAGCTGGCTCGTCTCTTCTCGAAACTTTACACCTACAAGAGGACACACGCTGG ATACAACCTGCTGTTCTTTGTGTCTGGAGGGGGGAAGTTTAACTACCAGGGCACCAAACGTTGGCTGGAGGACAACCTGGACCATACAG ACTCCAGTCTGCTGCAGGACAACGTagcctttgtgttgtgtctggaCACTCTGGGCAACGGAGACTCTCTGCACCTCCACGTATCCAAACCTCCTAAAGAGGGAACACCCCAGTATTTTCTGCTCAAGGAGCTGGAGATG GTGGTTGCCAGTCAGTACCCCGAGGTCAAGTTCTCGATGGTCCACAAGAAAATCAACCTGGCGGACGACATGCTGGCCTGGGAACACGAGCGCTTCGGGATCCGCCGGCTGCCGGCCTTCACGTTGTCCCATCTGCCCTCCCACCGCCTGGCGCAGCGCTCCAGCATCATGGACGTGCG GCCTCACGTAGATGTGAAGAAGCTCGGCAGGAATACTAAGGTAGTAGCGGAAGCACTGGCCAGGGTCATTTACAACCTCACTgaaaag GGGGCTCCCGGAGACCTGCAGATCTTCACTGAACAAATG caggttcaggaggagcagtTATCAGCAGTGGTAGACTGGCTCACAGCACAGCCCCGAGCCGCTCAGCTCGTGGACAAAGACAGCAGCGTGGTGTCCACCCTGGAGTATCACCTCGGACACTACCTCAAGGATGTCAAGAGGCACTACGTCAAAGCTGACAAAAG GGATCCAGAGTTTGTATTCTACGACCAGCTGAAGCAGACGATGAACGCTTACAG AGTGAAGCCGGCTATTTTTGACTTGTTGCTGGCCGTCTGCATTGCAGCCTACTTAGGGATGATGTATCTGGCTATTCAG AACTTCGGTGTCCTGTACAGTGTTGTCCGCAGAATCACCCAACCCAAGACAAAGACTCATTAA
- the ncln gene encoding BOS complex subunit ncln isoform X2: protein MFEEASEVFDNMFKSSFPLTFIVFIPAVLILVSPLPAEAAHEFTVYRMQQYDLQGQPYGTRNAILNTEARTVEAEVLSRRCVIMRLVDFSYEEYQKALRQSAGAVVIILPKNMSTVPQDIVQQFMELEPEMLATETIVPVYFAMEDDELLSIYTQTLTSSSSQGSLSAAEVLLHTATANGFQMVTSGAQSKAVSDWAITSLEGRLAGVGGEDLPTIVLVAHYDSFGVAPWLSYGADSNGSGVSMLLELARLFSKLYTYKRTHAGYNLLFFVSGGGKFNYQGTKRWLEDNLDHTDSSLLQDNVAFVLCLDTLGNGDSLHLHVSKPPKEGTPQYFLLKELEMVVASQYPEVKFSMVHKKINLADDMLAWEHERFGIRRLPAFTLSHLPSHRLAQRSSIMDVRSVSPSSRHGAGEPPAGPHVDVKKLGRNTKVVAEALARVIYNLTEKGAPGDLQIFTEQMVQEEQLSAVVDWLTAQPRAAQLVDKDSSVVSTLEYHLGHYLKDVKRHYVKADKRDPEFVFYDQLKQTMNAYRVKPAIFDLLLAVCIAAYLGMMYLAIQNFGVLYSVVRRITQPKTKTH from the exons ATGTTTGAGGAGGCCAGTGAAGTGTTCGACAACATGTTTAAATCCTCCTTCCCCCTCACCTTTATCGTGTTTATCCCCGCGGTGCTGATCCTGGTGTCACCGCTCCCGGCCGAGGCGGCACATGAGTTCACGGTGTACCGCATGCAGCAGTACGACCTGCAGGGACAGCCGTACG GTACCAGGAATGCCATCCTGAACACGGAGGCCCGTACTGTGGAGGCAGAGGTACTAAGTCGCCGCTGTGTTATCATGCGGCTGGTTGACTTCTCCTACGAAGAGTACCAGAAAGCCCTGCGCCAGTCAGCTGGGGCTGTGGTCATCATCCTGCCCAAGAACATGTCTACTGTGCCGCAGGACATAGTACAG CAGTTCATGGAGCTGGAGCCGGAGATGTTGGCTACCGAGACCATCGTCCCTGTCTACTTTGCCATGGAGGATGACGAGCTGTTGTCCATCTACACCCAAaccctgacctcctcctcctcacagggcTCCTTATCAGCAGCTGAAG TGTTGCTGCATACAGCCACAGCCAACGGCTTCCAGATGGTCACCAGTGGAGCTCAGAGTAAAGCCGTCAGTGACTGGGCCATCACCAGTTTAGAG GGTCGTCTGGCTGGAGTCGGAGGAGAGGACCTGCCCACAATTGTTTTGGTTGCTCACTACGACTCCTTTGGCGTTGCTCCA tgGCTGTCATACGGAGCAGACTCAAACGGTAGTGGAGTGTCCATGTTACTAGAGCTGGCTCGTCTCTTCTCGAAACTTTACACCTACAAGAGGACACACGCTGG ATACAACCTGCTGTTCTTTGTGTCTGGAGGGGGGAAGTTTAACTACCAGGGCACCAAACGTTGGCTGGAGGACAACCTGGACCATACAG ACTCCAGTCTGCTGCAGGACAACGTagcctttgtgttgtgtctggaCACTCTGGGCAACGGAGACTCTCTGCACCTCCACGTATCCAAACCTCCTAAAGAGGGAACACCCCAGTATTTTCTGCTCAAGGAGCTGGAGATG GTGGTTGCCAGTCAGTACCCCGAGGTCAAGTTCTCGATGGTCCACAAGAAAATCAACCTGGCGGACGACATGCTGGCCTGGGAACACGAGCGCTTCGGGATCCGCCGGCTGCCGGCCTTCACGTTGTCCCATCTGCCCTCCCACCGCCTGGCGCAGCGCTCCAGCATCATGGACGTGCGGTCAGTGTCCCCCTCCTCTCGCCACGGAGCGGGAGAGCCCCCTGCTGG GCCTCACGTAGATGTGAAGAAGCTCGGCAGGAATACTAAGGTAGTAGCGGAAGCACTGGCCAGGGTCATTTACAACCTCACTgaaaag GGGGCTCCCGGAGACCTGCAGATCTTCACTGAACAAATG gttcaggaggagcagtTATCAGCAGTGGTAGACTGGCTCACAGCACAGCCCCGAGCCGCTCAGCTCGTGGACAAAGACAGCAGCGTGGTGTCCACCCTGGAGTATCACCTCGGACACTACCTCAAGGATGTCAAGAGGCACTACGTCAAAGCTGACAAAAG GGATCCAGAGTTTGTATTCTACGACCAGCTGAAGCAGACGATGAACGCTTACAG AGTGAAGCCGGCTATTTTTGACTTGTTGCTGGCCGTCTGCATTGCAGCCTACTTAGGGATGATGTATCTGGCTATTCAG AACTTCGGTGTCCTGTACAGTGTTGTCCGCAGAATCACCCAACCCAAGACAAAGACTCATTAA
- the ncln gene encoding BOS complex subunit ncln isoform X1, whose amino-acid sequence MFEEASEVFDNMFKSSFPLTFIVFIPAVLILVSPLPAEAAHEFTVYRMQQYDLQGQPYGTRNAILNTEARTVEAEVLSRRCVIMRLVDFSYEEYQKALRQSAGAVVIILPKNMSTVPQDIVQQFMELEPEMLATETIVPVYFAMEDDELLSIYTQTLTSSSSQGSLSAAEVLLHTATANGFQMVTSGAQSKAVSDWAITSLEGRLAGVGGEDLPTIVLVAHYDSFGVAPWLSYGADSNGSGVSMLLELARLFSKLYTYKRTHAGYNLLFFVSGGGKFNYQGTKRWLEDNLDHTDSSLLQDNVAFVLCLDTLGNGDSLHLHVSKPPKEGTPQYFLLKELEMVVASQYPEVKFSMVHKKINLADDMLAWEHERFGIRRLPAFTLSHLPSHRLAQRSSIMDVRSVSPSSRHGAGEPPAGPHVDVKKLGRNTKVVAEALARVIYNLTEKGAPGDLQIFTEQMQVQEEQLSAVVDWLTAQPRAAQLVDKDSSVVSTLEYHLGHYLKDVKRHYVKADKRDPEFVFYDQLKQTMNAYRVKPAIFDLLLAVCIAAYLGMMYLAIQNFGVLYSVVRRITQPKTKTH is encoded by the exons ATGTTTGAGGAGGCCAGTGAAGTGTTCGACAACATGTTTAAATCCTCCTTCCCCCTCACCTTTATCGTGTTTATCCCCGCGGTGCTGATCCTGGTGTCACCGCTCCCGGCCGAGGCGGCACATGAGTTCACGGTGTACCGCATGCAGCAGTACGACCTGCAGGGACAGCCGTACG GTACCAGGAATGCCATCCTGAACACGGAGGCCCGTACTGTGGAGGCAGAGGTACTAAGTCGCCGCTGTGTTATCATGCGGCTGGTTGACTTCTCCTACGAAGAGTACCAGAAAGCCCTGCGCCAGTCAGCTGGGGCTGTGGTCATCATCCTGCCCAAGAACATGTCTACTGTGCCGCAGGACATAGTACAG CAGTTCATGGAGCTGGAGCCGGAGATGTTGGCTACCGAGACCATCGTCCCTGTCTACTTTGCCATGGAGGATGACGAGCTGTTGTCCATCTACACCCAAaccctgacctcctcctcctcacagggcTCCTTATCAGCAGCTGAAG TGTTGCTGCATACAGCCACAGCCAACGGCTTCCAGATGGTCACCAGTGGAGCTCAGAGTAAAGCCGTCAGTGACTGGGCCATCACCAGTTTAGAG GGTCGTCTGGCTGGAGTCGGAGGAGAGGACCTGCCCACAATTGTTTTGGTTGCTCACTACGACTCCTTTGGCGTTGCTCCA tgGCTGTCATACGGAGCAGACTCAAACGGTAGTGGAGTGTCCATGTTACTAGAGCTGGCTCGTCTCTTCTCGAAACTTTACACCTACAAGAGGACACACGCTGG ATACAACCTGCTGTTCTTTGTGTCTGGAGGGGGGAAGTTTAACTACCAGGGCACCAAACGTTGGCTGGAGGACAACCTGGACCATACAG ACTCCAGTCTGCTGCAGGACAACGTagcctttgtgttgtgtctggaCACTCTGGGCAACGGAGACTCTCTGCACCTCCACGTATCCAAACCTCCTAAAGAGGGAACACCCCAGTATTTTCTGCTCAAGGAGCTGGAGATG GTGGTTGCCAGTCAGTACCCCGAGGTCAAGTTCTCGATGGTCCACAAGAAAATCAACCTGGCGGACGACATGCTGGCCTGGGAACACGAGCGCTTCGGGATCCGCCGGCTGCCGGCCTTCACGTTGTCCCATCTGCCCTCCCACCGCCTGGCGCAGCGCTCCAGCATCATGGACGTGCGGTCAGTGTCCCCCTCCTCTCGCCACGGAGCGGGAGAGCCCCCTGCTGG GCCTCACGTAGATGTGAAGAAGCTCGGCAGGAATACTAAGGTAGTAGCGGAAGCACTGGCCAGGGTCATTTACAACCTCACTgaaaag GGGGCTCCCGGAGACCTGCAGATCTTCACTGAACAAATG caggttcaggaggagcagtTATCAGCAGTGGTAGACTGGCTCACAGCACAGCCCCGAGCCGCTCAGCTCGTGGACAAAGACAGCAGCGTGGTGTCCACCCTGGAGTATCACCTCGGACACTACCTCAAGGATGTCAAGAGGCACTACGTCAAAGCTGACAAAAG GGATCCAGAGTTTGTATTCTACGACCAGCTGAAGCAGACGATGAACGCTTACAG AGTGAAGCCGGCTATTTTTGACTTGTTGCTGGCCGTCTGCATTGCAGCCTACTTAGGGATGATGTATCTGGCTATTCAG AACTTCGGTGTCCTGTACAGTGTTGTCCGCAGAATCACCCAACCCAAGACAAAGACTCATTAA